From the Cyanobium sp. M30B3 genome, the window GGCGATGCTGCGGGGGCAGCAGTATGTGGAGGAGTGCGACCAGTACTCCTGGACCGAGTGGCTGCGCCTGCACAACATCCCCGAGCGGGTGAACGACGAGGTGTTCATCGCCATGGCCAAGGCGCTGAACTTCATCGATCCCGACGAGATCTCCAGCACGGTGGTGCTCACCGCCCTCAACCGCTTCCTGCAGGAGAGCGACGGCTCGAAGATGGCCTTCCTCGATGGCAATCCACCCCAGAGGCTCTGCCAGCCGATCGTGGATTACGTCACCGAGCGCGGCGGTGAGGTGCACCTCAATGCCCCCCTGCGGGAGATTGGGCTCAATGCCGACGGCACGGTGAGCGGCTTCCGCATCGGTGGCATCAAGGGCCAGGAGGGCTACACCCTCACCGCCGATGCCTACGTGAGCGCCATGCCGGTGGACCCCTTCAAGAAGCTGATCCCGGGGCCCTGGAAGGAGATCCCCTATTTCCAGAAGCTCGATGGCCTCAATGGGGTGCCGGTGATCAACATCCACCTCTGGTTCGACCGCAAGCTCACCGAGATCGACCACCTGCTGTTCAGCCGCAGCCCGCTGCTGAGCGTGTATGCCGACATGAGCAACACCTGCCGCGAATACGAGGATCCCGAGCGCTCGATGCTGGAGCTGGTGTTTGCACCGGCCAAGGACTGGATCGGCCGCTCCGACGACGACATCGTGGCCGCCACGATGGAGGAGCTCAAGCGCCTGTTCCCGATGCACTTCAGCGGCGACGACCAGGCCCAGCTGCGCAAGGCGATCGTGGTGAAGACGCCCCAGTCGGTCTACAAGACCGTGCCCGGCTGCCAGCAGCTGCGGCCCGACCAGGCCTCGCCGATCGCCAACTTCTTCCTGGCCGGCTGCTACACGATGCAGCGCTATCTGGCCTCGATGGAGGGAGCCGTGCTCAGCGGCAAGCAGTGCGCCCAGGCGATCGTCAGGGCCGAATCCAGCCTGGAGGCCCCGGCTGCTGCCAATCTGGCTGCGGTTTGAGTGGCCCTGCTTTGAGCGGTGGTGAGGTGCTGGCCGGGCAGGCCGCAGGGGCATGCGCCCTCCCGTCCCTGGACGAGGCGTTCGAGGCCTGTCGGCGTGAAACGGCCGAGTGGGCCAAGACCTTCTACCTGGGCACCCTGTTGATGCCGCCGGCCAAGCGGCGGGCCATCTGGGCGATCTACGTGTGGTGCCGGCGCACCGACGAGCTGATGGACAGCCCCGAGGCCCAGCGCCGCCCGGTGGCTGAGCTGGCCCAGCGGCTCGATGCCTGGGAGCTGCGCACCCGCGCCCTGTTCAATGGCGAGGTGCGCGACGGCCTCGATCTGGCCATGTGCGACACCCTCAACCGCTACCCCCAGCCAATCCAGCCCTATCTGGACATGATCGAGGGGATGCGCATGGATCTGGCGTGCCATCGCTATGCCACCTTCACCGACCTGGAGCTCTACTGCTACCGGGTGGCCGGCACGGTGGGGCTGATGACCCAGGAGGTGATGGGGGTGGATGCGGCCTACACCTCCGCCCCCTGGAGCGAACGCCCGGACACGTCAGATGCGGCCGTGGCCCTGGGCATTGCCAACCAGCTCACCAACATCCTGCGCGATGTGGGGGAGGACAGGGGCCGGGGGCGGATCTACCTGCCCCTCGATGAACTGGAGCGGTTCGGTTACAGCGAGCGGGACCTGCTTGCTGGGGTGCTCAACGACAACTGGCGGGCCCTGATGCGCTTCCAGCTGGCGCGGGCCCGCGACTGGTTTTCCCGCTCCGAGGCCGGGGTGCGCTGGCTTGCCCCGGATGCCCGCTGGCCGGTGTGGGCCTCGCTGCGGCTCTATCGCGGCATTCTCGATGTGATCGAGCAGCATGACTATGACGTGTTCAGCAAGCGGGCCTATGTGCCCCGCGCCGGCAAGTTGCTGGATCTGCCCTTCTCTTACATGGTGGCCCAGGCCCGCTGACCTGCAGGCCTGAGCACTCAGGCGGCGGTGCCCAGGATCCAGCGACGCAGGATGGGATTCACCAGCTCCGGAGCCTCGTCATGGGGGCAGTGGCCCACCCCGGGGAGCACCTCCAGGTCGGCCACGCAGCCGAACTGCTCCGCCCATGCGCGGGCTTCAGCCGGATTCTCCCAGGGGTCCCGCTCGCCCCAGAGCAGCCGCACCGGGACCGGGCCCAGCCCATCGTCCAGGGGCTCACTCAGCTCGGCGAGCAGCTGGGGGGCCAGATGGTCGTTGAACAGATTCACAAACCCCCGGAAGCTCTCGATGGCTCCGGGGTCGGTGCTGGGGCGGTGCAGCAGGCTCACCAGCTCCTCATCCACATGGGCGCCACTGGGATAGGCCTGGGCCAGCACGCGGCGGATGAACCGTGGCTGGGCCAGCACCCGGAACAGTGGAGCCAGGATCCAGCGCTGGCGCACCAGCTGTTTGAGGGCGGGCCTGCCGGCCCGGGCCAGGGCCGGTTGCTCGGCCAGGCGTTTGTCATCGAGGGTGCGCTGGGCGCAGTCGATCAGCACCACCTGGGCGGGCGGCTGCCGGCGCCGGCGCAGCAGGCGGGCGGCGGTGAGGGCGACCATGCCGCCGATGGAGTTCCCCACCAGGTGCAGGCGCTGCTGGCTGGGCGGAGTGGAGTCCACGGCTAGATCGGCCACGAGCTCAGCCCAGAGGTCGAAGCAGTAGCGAACGGAGCCGGCTCTGGGGCTTTCCCCCGGCAGGCAGGACGGGGGTTTGTCGCTGGCGCCGAAACCGAGCAGGTCCACCGCCAGCACCTCGGCGTCGCCAGCCAGCGCGGGAATGGTCTGGCGCCAGTGGCCACTGGAGGCGCCGAACCCGTGCACCAGCAGAACCCTGTGGGCCGCCGCAGGATCACCGGCCCTTCGCACGGTGATGCGGTGGCCCTTCCAGGACCAGATCTGGGCAGGGACCTGGCTCAGACGGTGGCCTTCTGGTTGTCGAGCAGCTGCTTGAGCTTGGCCAGTTCGCCGGCCCAGCGGGGATCCGGAGCTTCGCTGTTCACCTGATCGGCATGCACCACCTTGTTCACCACCTGGCGCAGGGGGGTGGGATTGCCGCTGCGGCGGTCGGAGCTGCCGGCGGTGCGGGTCTCCTTGCGCTCCGACACCTCGATGCGCAGGGCATTGCCCCCGAACTGACGGCCGTTGAGCGCGCTGATCACCGCTTCAGCCTGCTTCTGGTCGTCCACATTGGCGAAGCCGAAACCGCGGCAGGAGCCCGTTTCCCGGTCGTACACAGGCTTGAACCGCACCCCTTCTCCCACGCCGGTGAACAGGGCCTCAAGCTCCTGGGCATCAAAGGATTGCGGCAAGTTGCCGACGTAGAGACGAACGCTCATGGGAGGGAACGGGAAAGAGAAAAGGGAAATACT encodes:
- the pds gene encoding 15-cis-phytoene desaturase, with protein sequence MRVAIAGAGLAGLACAKYLCDAGHTPIVVEARDVLGGKVAAWQDEDGDWYETGLHIFFGAYRNMRQLFKELEIEDRLQWKSHSMIFNQKQTPGTYSRFEFPDIPAPFNGVAAILGNNDLLTWPEKIAFGLGLVPAMLRGQQYVEECDQYSWTEWLRLHNIPERVNDEVFIAMAKALNFIDPDEISSTVVLTALNRFLQESDGSKMAFLDGNPPQRLCQPIVDYVTERGGEVHLNAPLREIGLNADGTVSGFRIGGIKGQEGYTLTADAYVSAMPVDPFKKLIPGPWKEIPYFQKLDGLNGVPVINIHLWFDRKLTEIDHLLFSRSPLLSVYADMSNTCREYEDPERSMLELVFAPAKDWIGRSDDDIVAATMEELKRLFPMHFSGDDQAQLRKAIVVKTPQSVYKTVPGCQQLRPDQASPIANFFLAGCYTMQRYLASMEGAVLSGKQCAQAIVRAESSLEAPAAANLAAV
- a CDS encoding phytoene synthase, whose product is MLAGQAAGACALPSLDEAFEACRRETAEWAKTFYLGTLLMPPAKRRAIWAIYVWCRRTDELMDSPEAQRRPVAELAQRLDAWELRTRALFNGEVRDGLDLAMCDTLNRYPQPIQPYLDMIEGMRMDLACHRYATFTDLELYCYRVAGTVGLMTQEVMGVDAAYTSAPWSERPDTSDAAVALGIANQLTNILRDVGEDRGRGRIYLPLDELERFGYSERDLLAGVLNDNWRALMRFQLARARDWFSRSEAGVRWLAPDARWPVWASLRLYRGILDVIEQHDYDVFSKRAYVPRAGKLLDLPFSYMVAQAR
- a CDS encoding alpha/beta fold hydrolase, whose amino-acid sequence is MLVHGFGASSGHWRQTIPALAGDAEVLAVDLLGFGASDKPPSCLPGESPRAGSVRYCFDLWAELVADLAVDSTPPSQQRLHLVGNSIGGMVALTAARLLRRRRQPPAQVVLIDCAQRTLDDKRLAEQPALARAGRPALKQLVRQRWILAPLFRVLAQPRFIRRVLAQAYPSGAHVDEELVSLLHRPSTDPGAIESFRGFVNLFNDHLAPQLLAELSEPLDDGLGPVPVRLLWGERDPWENPAEARAWAEQFGCVADLEVLPGVGHCPHDEAPELVNPILRRWILGTAA
- a CDS encoding RNA-binding protein; its protein translation is MSVRLYVGNLPQSFDAQELEALFTGVGEGVRFKPVYDRETGSCRGFGFANVDDQKQAEAVISALNGRQFGGNALRIEVSERKETRTAGSSDRRSGNPTPLRQVVNKVVHADQVNSEAPDPRWAGELAKLKQLLDNQKATV